The Candidatus Thorarchaeota archaeon genome includes the window GGAGTAGGACTGCACGACCTCTGCCATCTCATCGAGGGCAGCTATTGCGCTCCTCGCCTTCAGTTCTCCAGCGCGCTCATCGTACCCCACGAGGACATCTCTCTCACCACTGGTCGCATTGAGAAGCCGGCTGTCAATCTTGGACTCGGGTGATACGGTCTGTTGGCTGACCGGCAAGAGTGGTGTCATCATGCCGGCTGAGGGGCTGAGCATCACTATCAGCGACAGGCAAAGCGCCAGTGCTCTCATTCCGACCATCAACTCAACACCTCTCGATACAATCATGCGGTCACTTCTCGATAGTTCCTGTCACGAGGCCCCGCGTGATGGCTATGTAGTAGTCGACCATGTCTGCCACAGTTCGTGTCTTCACAATCTTCACGCGTATGTCCTTCTCCTCGAGGGCGCTGACACACTTCTCCGCAATCTGCTCAAGTGGCTCTTCAGTGAAGACCTTCAGGAGTTCTCCCCGCTGGAGGACAAACTGAACACCCTCCACCTTTTCCAATACCTTTCTGGCCCTGGGGTCCACTTCCTCCAGCACGATGCCTACTGCAAAGCCTCTGTTAGGAAGTGACTCCTTCAGACTCTGTGGACTCCCGAATGCCACCAGGCTCTTGCCACGGATGAAGACTGCCACCTTGTCACAGAACTCCGCTTCAATCGGATAGTGCGTGATGACAACGAGTGATGTCCCATACTCTTTGTTGATGTAGTCGAGGAAGTGCCACAGCTCGTTCCTGTTGTCTGGGTCAAGCCCACTCGTCGGTTCGTCCATCAGCAACACCTTCGGACGATGGACCAGTGCTATTGCGATTGAGACCCTTCTCTGCTGGCCACCACTCAGCTCTCGTGTCATGTTGTTGCCCTTCTCAAGGATGCCGAAGTCCTTAAGCAGCATCTTTCCCTCTCTGATCAGTCGCCACTCCGGTATGTCGTATTGCTTTCCGAATGCGATGATGTTCTCAAGGGGTGTGAAGGTCTCGTACATGTAGCTCAAGTCTTGCGGGCAATAACCGAAGAAGTATCGGACCTTCTGAGCATTGCGGGAGTCAATACCAGCAATGCGCGCGACCCCCGTGCTGGGGATGTCGCCAATCAGCGCCTTTATTGTTGTGCTCTTTCCTGCTCCCGACTCACCAATCACGGCCAACATCTCTCCCTCCTTGAGGGAGAATGAGACGTTCTCGATGAGCTTCTTGCCAGACTTCAGCTTCACTGTCAGATTGCGAGTCTCTATGACATCACGATATGCCGGAGCCTGCACCCATGCGAATGGCTCGACATAGACTTTCTCGGCCATTATTGTCAGGTTCGGGTTTGAACGCGGACCAAGTAGAAACTGTGGCTGAGCAACCAGGTATATCTTGGGGTCCCCGACCGAGTCCTCGGGCTCCACTCGCACTTCAAGAGTCCCTTCGGGGAGAACAGGTGCGGGACCCACAGAGGAGCTGACCACCGTCCCCCGTATCACCATCGACACTCTGTCCGAAGCGCGTCGTCCCCAGACTGTGCATGTGACTTGATGCACCTTCAACATCCGTGCGATGTCCTTTGCCGCCTGCTGCAGATTTGGTCCGTCGTAGTACATGTCGTCATGAAGATTCTTCTTGAGGTAGTTCCTCAGTGTGATCTGGCTCGCCGCTATGTCTTGGGAGGACGCAGTGTCGCTCCCGATGGTCAGAATGGAGTCGAGGTCGCTCTTCTTCTTCTTTCTGAGGTCCTCCTCCAGCTTCATGGCTATCTGTTTCGTCAGCACTCC containing:
- a CDS encoding ABC transporter ATP-binding protein produces the protein MESTQRISEPEGRTAVSEPPFVEEAFFSGSRIADAIEWCASRSDREIHCEVEGRLTTTKEEVRVRGRLLAFRKGVLTKQIAMKLEEDLRKKKKSDLDSILTIGSDTASSQDIAASQITLRNYLKKNLHDDMYYDGPNLQQAAKDIARMLKVHQVTCTVWGRRASDRVSMVIRGTVVSSSVGPAPVLPEGTLEVRVEPEDSVGDPKIYLVAQPQFLLGPRSNPNLTIMAEKVYVEPFAWVQAPAYRDVIETRNLTVKLKSGKKLIENVSFSLKEGEMLAVIGESGAGKSTTIKALIGDIPSTGVARIAGIDSRNAQKVRYFFGYCPQDLSYMYETFTPLENIIAFGKQYDIPEWRLIREGKMLLKDFGILEKGNNMTRELSGGQQRRVSIAIALVHRPKVLLMDEPTSGLDPDNRNELWHFLDYINKEYGTSLVVITHYPIEAEFCDKVAVFIRGKSLVAFGSPQSLKESLPNRGFAVGIVLEEVDPRARKVLEKVEGVQFVLQRGELLKVFTEEPLEQIAEKCVSALEEKDIRVKIVKTRTVADMVDYYIAITRGLVTGTIEK